A DNA window from Acidobacteriota bacterium contains the following coding sequences:
- the ald gene encoding alanine dehydrogenase has protein sequence MRVGIPTEIKDDEHRVAITPAGVAAFVARGHEVLIEAGAGVGSAIPDRAYREAGARLAGGPDDVWEQADLILKVKEPLDPEFDRMRPGQILFTYLHLAASSALTARLLDRRIVGIGYETVQLDDGTLPLLVPMSEVAGRLSIQAGAASLERHAGGKGLLLPGVSGVRRGRVTILGAGVVGMNACVVAAGFGAEVTIIDINPLRLGYVRDVLQGHVNTLMSNAANIEGAVASADLVLCSVLIPGARTPRLVTRAHLKQMEPGSALVDVAVDQGGCAETSRPTTHTNPRYVDEGVVHYCVSNMPGAVPHTSTYALTNATMTYALEIADRGWRAAAERDPALARGVNLVDGQVTHAAVAAAHDLDAAPLKGQRARPAL, from the coding sequence ATGCGGGTCGGAATCCCCACCGAGATCAAGGACGACGAGCACCGCGTCGCCATCACTCCGGCCGGGGTCGCCGCCTTCGTCGCCCGCGGGCACGAGGTGCTGATTGAAGCGGGGGCCGGCGTCGGCAGCGCCATCCCGGACCGCGCCTACCGGGAGGCCGGCGCCCGACTGGCCGGCGGCCCCGACGATGTCTGGGAACAGGCCGACCTGATTCTGAAGGTCAAGGAACCGCTCGATCCGGAGTTCGACCGGATGCGGCCGGGCCAGATTCTCTTCACCTACCTGCATCTGGCGGCGTCGAGCGCGCTGACCGCCAGGTTGCTCGACCGGCGCATCGTGGGCATCGGCTACGAGACGGTGCAACTCGACGACGGCACGCTGCCCCTCCTGGTTCCGATGTCGGAGGTGGCGGGCCGCCTGTCGATCCAGGCCGGCGCGGCGTCGCTGGAGCGCCACGCGGGCGGCAAAGGCCTCCTGCTCCCGGGCGTCTCCGGCGTCCGGCGGGGGCGGGTCACCATTCTCGGGGCTGGCGTGGTCGGCATGAACGCCTGCGTCGTCGCGGCCGGCTTCGGCGCCGAGGTGACGATCATCGACATCAACCCGCTGCGTCTCGGCTACGTCCGCGACGTCCTGCAGGGCCACGTCAACACCCTGATGTCGAACGCCGCCAACATCGAGGGCGCGGTGGCGTCGGCGGACCTCGTGCTCTGTTCCGTGCTCATTCCGGGGGCGCGGACACCGCGGCTCGTAACCCGAGCGCACCTGAAGCAGATGGAGCCGGGCTCGGCTCTGGTCGACGTCGCGGTCGATCAGGGTGGCTGCGCGGAGACCAGCCGGCCGACGACGCACACCAACCCGCGCTACGTCGACGAGGGCGTCGTCCACTACTGCGTCTCCAACATGCCGGGGGCCGTCCCGCACACCTCCACCTACGCGCTGACGAACGCCACGATGACCTACGCGCTCGAAATCGCCGACCGAGGGTGGCGCGCGGCGGCCGAGCGCGACCCGGCCCTCGCGAGGGGCGTCAACCTCGTGGACGGGCAGGTGACGCACGCGGCGGTCGCCGCCGCGCACGACCTGGACGCGGCGCCGCTGAAGGGCCAGCGCGCCCGTCCGGCGCTCTAG
- a CDS encoding DUF418 domain-containing protein produces MATRCSSSLISVGIPTRMFRQAYNVRWRYDGWPSIVAWAGGVRGMDMNTPTESTVASPVVQKARIDSIDVLRGFALLGILVMNIQLFAMPAAAYFNPIAYGDLNGANFAVWLGSRLLADQKFMTIFSMLFGAGIVLMAGRAEQSGNATRVHYRRMGWLLLIGLAHAHLLWAGDILFLYAVCGMLVYPLRRQSPRLLLVLGTAVVTVGSAVYFLGGVSLPYWPEEALRAFVDEQWQPTQPFIDAELAAYRGGWIEQVPARSTQALAFETFVILLWGGWRAGGLMLIGMALFKLGVFSAQRSGRFYGALIAVAILLAIPVESYGVVLDFRYGWAPWSFFQGELFNYWPSIGVSLGYIGLVMLASRTAALRGATRPFAAVGQMALSNYLLQTVICTTIFYGHGFGLFGSVGRLAQFGVVVAVSVVQLVWSPLWLERFRFGPAEWAWRSLTYGARQPLRRVSASAS; encoded by the coding sequence ATGGCGACGCGGTGCTCGTCGTCCTTGATCTCGGTGGGGATTCCGACCCGCATGTTTCGGCAAGCCTACAACGTCCGGTGGCGATATGATGGCTGGCCGTCCATTGTCGCCTGGGCGGGAGGGGTTCGCGGTATGGACATGAACACGCCGACCGAGAGCACCGTCGCCAGCCCTGTCGTCCAGAAGGCCCGCATCGACTCGATCGACGTGCTGCGGGGCTTCGCCCTGCTCGGCATCCTCGTCATGAACATCCAGTTGTTCGCGATGCCGGCCGCGGCCTACTTCAACCCGATCGCCTACGGTGACCTCAACGGCGCGAACTTCGCCGTCTGGCTCGGCAGCCGGCTGCTCGCCGATCAGAAGTTCATGACCATCTTCTCGATGCTGTTCGGGGCCGGCATCGTCCTGATGGCGGGGCGTGCGGAACAGAGCGGGAACGCCACGCGCGTCCACTACCGCCGCATGGGATGGCTGCTCCTCATCGGCCTGGCGCACGCCCACCTGCTGTGGGCCGGCGACATCCTGTTCCTCTATGCGGTGTGCGGCATGCTCGTCTATCCGCTCCGCCGGCAGTCGCCGCGGCTGCTGCTCGTGTTGGGTACGGCGGTCGTTACCGTGGGGTCGGCCGTGTACTTCCTCGGCGGAGTATCGCTGCCGTACTGGCCAGAGGAGGCGCTGAGAGCTTTCGTCGACGAGCAATGGCAGCCAACCCAGCCGTTCATCGACGCCGAGCTGGCCGCGTACCGGGGTGGCTGGATCGAGCAGGTTCCCGCCCGGTCGACGCAGGCCCTCGCGTTCGAGACTTTCGTCATCCTGCTGTGGGGCGGCTGGCGGGCCGGCGGCCTGATGCTGATCGGGATGGCCCTCTTCAAGCTCGGCGTCTTCAGCGCGCAGCGTTCGGGGCGCTTCTACGGCGCGCTCATCGCGGTGGCGATCCTCCTCGCCATCCCGGTGGAATCGTACGGGGTGGTGCTCGACTTCCGGTACGGGTGGGCGCCCTGGTCGTTCTTCCAGGGGGAGCTGTTCAACTACTGGCCGAGCATCGGGGTCAGCCTCGGTTATATCGGCCTCGTCATGCTGGCGTCCCGGACGGCGGCGCTGCGCGGCGCCACCCGCCCGTTCGCCGCGGTGGGGCAGATGGCGCTAAGCAACTACCTGCTGCAGACGGTCATCTGCACCACCATCTTCTACGGCCACGGCTTCGGCCTCTTCGGGTCGGTCGGGCGCCTGGCGCAGTTTGGCGTCGTCGTGGCCGTCTCGGTGGTGCAGTTGGTCTGGTCTCCGCTCTGGCTGGAGCGGTTCCGGTTCGGCCCGGCGGAGTGGGCGTGGCGGTCGCTCACCTACGGCGCCCGCCAGCCCTTGCGGCGCGTGTCGGCGTCTGCGTCCTGA
- a CDS encoding PDZ domain-containing protein, with translation MRGMCCGAGRSGWWIVAIAVGVALLTALGCTAGGPATDGAAGGVAALGAAAVQGATPARAADLDQPPPTPLRPEERATIDLFDRTRASVVYINTLARRADWFRGTVMEVPQGTGTGLVWDDEGHIITNFHVLADASSVEVVLDDQSTYDAEWVGGSASHDLAVLRIDAPPEALHPVTPGNSDALLVGQSVYAIGNPFGYNATLSTGVVSALGRRINGLDGTPIEDVIQTDAAINVGNSGGPLLDSAGRVIGVNTQISSPSGASAGVGFAVPVSTVRRVVPELIETGTYSPPRLGIRAVDQGLTRRLGIEGVLIAAIESGSGAADAGLLPIEVSRNRIVALGDVIQAVEGEPIRTLGELRAVLDRYQAGDEVTVSILRDGEEEDEVTIRLQ, from the coding sequence ATGCGAGGGATGTGCTGCGGCGCCGGGCGGAGCGGCTGGTGGATCGTGGCGATTGCGGTCGGGGTCGCGTTGCTCACGGCGCTGGGGTGTACGGCAGGCGGACCGGCGACGGACGGCGCGGCCGGGGGCGTGGCGGCTCTCGGCGCGGCCGCCGTGCAGGGTGCGACGCCCGCGAGGGCGGCCGACCTGGACCAGCCGCCGCCGACGCCGCTGCGGCCGGAAGAGCGGGCGACGATCGACCTGTTCGACCGGACGCGCGCGTCGGTCGTCTACATCAACACGCTCGCCCGCCGCGCCGACTGGTTCCGGGGGACCGTGATGGAGGTGCCGCAGGGGACCGGCACCGGCTTAGTCTGGGACGACGAAGGACACATCATCACCAACTTCCACGTGCTGGCGGATGCGAGCTCGGTCGAGGTGGTGCTCGACGATCAGTCCACCTACGACGCCGAGTGGGTCGGAGGTTCCGCGTCGCACGACCTGGCCGTGCTGCGCATCGACGCTCCGCCGGAGGCGCTCCATCCGGTCACGCCGGGCAACAGCGACGCGCTGCTCGTCGGCCAAAGCGTCTATGCCATCGGCAACCCCTTCGGCTACAACGCGACCCTCAGCACCGGGGTTGTTTCGGCGCTTGGCCGGCGGATCAACGGGCTTGACGGCACGCCGATCGAGGACGTCATCCAGACCGACGCGGCGATCAACGTGGGCAACTCGGGCGGGCCGTTGCTCGACAGCGCCGGCCGGGTGATCGGCGTCAACACGCAGATCTCCAGTCCGTCGGGCGCGTCGGCCGGCGTCGGTTTCGCCGTCCCCGTCAGCACCGTGCGCCGCGTGGTGCCGGAGTTGATCGAGACCGGGACCTACAGCCCGCCCCGGCTCGGCATCCGGGCCGTCGATCAGGGGTTGACCCGCCGGCTCGGCATCGAAGGGGTGCTGATTGCGGCAATCGAGTCCGGATCGGGCGCGGCGGACGCGGGGCTGCTGCCGATCGAAGTCTCGCGCAATCGCATCGTCGCCCTCGGTGACGTGATTCAGGCGGTCGAAGGCGAACCGATCCGCACCCTGGGCGAGCTGCGCGCCGTCCTCGACCGCTACCAGGCGGGCGACGAAGTAACCGTGTCGATCCTCCGGGATGGCGAGGAGGAGGACGAGGTCACGATCCGGCTGCAGTAG
- a CDS encoding type II toxin-antitoxin system VapC family toxin: protein MGSPAALRRSAARRLTVARVLLDSTVLIDALRGRSAAARLAALRRTGTEPWVCVISIEEIWRGLRPGEEAVTRRLFRGLRLAPLGVAEGVRAGAWRRSFGRRGITLHQADCLIAAAAVGVGASLATANVDDFPMPEINVQHWP from the coding sequence GTGGGTTCGCCAGCAGCGTTACGCAGATCCGCGGCGCGCAGGTTGACCGTGGCGCGCGTGCTCCTTGATTCGACCGTGCTTATCGATGCGCTTCGTGGCCGATCCGCCGCCGCTCGACTCGCGGCCCTGAGACGAACGGGCACGGAGCCTTGGGTCTGCGTGATCTCGATCGAGGAGATTTGGCGCGGTTTGCGGCCGGGCGAGGAGGCGGTCACTCGCCGCCTGTTCAGGGGCCTGCGACTTGCCCCACTCGGAGTAGCAGAAGGCGTACGAGCGGGAGCGTGGCGCCGGTCTTTTGGACGACGCGGAATCACGTTGCATCAGGCGGACTGCCTGATTGCCGCCGCGGCGGTTGGCGTAGGCGCCTCACTGGCGACTGCGAACGTTGACGACTTTCCTATGCCCGAGATCAACGTCCAGCACTGGCCCTAG
- a CDS encoding CRTAC1 family protein: MPRVGFVNLPRASILSVGLAVALAAAGPLGATFQPASEAGQPVLSDGHQRMLALLEEIADETPDTHPYIGDWRARQLREELNALPATDTGPNRWRVMVQLSGEELRVGNEAEAIRLLTDALELIPTTDENRPGITLNNYSLGVAYLRLAETRNCALHPNAEACILPLRGPGIHADQTPSRQAIAAFTEVLRNTADQASGGLSAGAGARNWSVGTPPPAGGGAAQQYLSALWLLNIAYMTVDGYPDEVPEAYRLPPETFQSAETIPRFANVAPALGLATFDMCGGAIADDFDNDGYLDIVVSTWGTRGQIRFFRNDQNGAFMERTAEAGLLGLYGGINMVQADYDNDGDVDLLVLRGAWLRADGRHPNSLVRNNGDGTFTDVTFDAGLGEVHYPSHTAAWGDYDNDGDLDLYVGNESTPALVAPSQLFRNDGDGTFTDVAGDAAVSNYRYAKAAVWGDYNGDGLQDLYVSNFGGANRLYRNTGRGSFIDEAQRLGVAGPQGSFPAWFWDFDNDGRLDLYVSAYTAGIEHLAASALGRPAGTEMSRLYRGVDGERFEEVSAAYGLTEPTAAMGSNFGDLDNDGYPDFYLGTGYPPYHSVMPNLMYRNREGRGFSNVTYSGGFGHLQKGHGVAFADFDNDGDQDVFEQMGGAFPGDAFGNALYENPGFDNHWLTVQLEGVRSNRSAIGARIRAVVVDGDGGGRRSIYRHVNSGGSFGGNPLRQTLGLGGASRIEQLDIFWPATGVTQTFTDVPVDRAIHVVEGESGYTTLELRTFAFSSQ, translated from the coding sequence ATGCCACGTGTGGGGTTCGTCAACCTTCCACGCGCCTCCATCCTGTCGGTGGGGTTGGCGGTTGCGCTCGCCGCGGCAGGGCCGCTCGGGGCCACGTTCCAGCCGGCATCCGAAGCGGGCCAGCCGGTTCTCTCCGATGGCCATCAGCGGATGCTGGCCCTGCTCGAAGAGATCGCGGACGAGACCCCCGACACGCACCCCTACATCGGCGACTGGCGCGCCCGGCAGTTGCGCGAGGAGCTGAACGCGCTTCCCGCAACGGACACCGGACCCAACCGCTGGCGCGTGATGGTCCAGTTGTCCGGAGAGGAACTCCGCGTCGGAAACGAAGCCGAGGCGATCCGTCTTCTTACCGACGCCCTTGAACTGATTCCGACCACCGACGAGAACCGCCCGGGGATTACGTTGAACAACTACAGCCTCGGGGTGGCCTACCTGCGGCTGGCGGAGACGCGAAACTGCGCCCTCCATCCGAACGCGGAGGCGTGCATCCTGCCGCTTCGCGGGCCCGGAATACACGCGGATCAGACGCCGTCGCGCCAGGCGATAGCCGCCTTCACCGAGGTGCTCCGGAACACGGCCGACCAGGCGTCGGGCGGCCTGTCGGCCGGGGCGGGCGCCCGCAACTGGAGCGTGGGAACACCGCCCCCCGCCGGGGGCGGGGCGGCGCAGCAGTATTTGTCGGCGCTCTGGCTGCTCAACATCGCCTACATGACGGTGGACGGCTACCCCGACGAGGTTCCCGAGGCGTATCGGCTGCCGCCCGAGACGTTCCAGTCGGCGGAGACGATTCCCCGTTTCGCCAATGTCGCGCCCGCCCTCGGCCTCGCCACGTTCGACATGTGCGGCGGGGCGATTGCCGACGACTTCGACAACGACGGCTATCTGGACATCGTCGTCTCGACGTGGGGCACGCGCGGGCAGATTCGCTTCTTCCGAAACGACCAGAACGGCGCCTTCATGGAGCGCACCGCCGAAGCGGGCCTGCTCGGGCTGTACGGCGGCATCAACATGGTTCAGGCCGACTACGACAACGACGGCGACGTGGATCTGCTCGTCTTGCGCGGAGCGTGGCTGCGGGCCGACGGCCGGCATCCGAACTCGCTGGTGCGGAACAACGGGGACGGCACGTTCACCGACGTGACGTTCGATGCCGGACTCGGCGAAGTGCATTACCCGAGCCATACGGCGGCCTGGGGCGATTACGACAACGACGGCGATCTCGACCTCTACGTCGGCAACGAATCGACTCCGGCCCTGGTCGCCCCGAGCCAGCTCTTCCGCAACGACGGCGACGGCACGTTCACCGACGTGGCGGGGGACGCCGCCGTCAGCAACTACCGGTACGCCAAGGCGGCGGTCTGGGGCGACTACAACGGCGACGGCCTGCAGGATCTGTACGTATCCAACTTCGGGGGCGCCAACCGGCTCTATCGAAACACCGGCCGCGGGTCCTTCATAGACGAGGCGCAGCGGCTCGGCGTCGCCGGCCCGCAGGGGAGCTTCCCGGCGTGGTTCTGGGATTTCGACAACGACGGGCGGCTCGACCTGTACGTCTCGGCCTACACCGCGGGCATCGAGCATCTCGCGGCCAGCGCGCTCGGCCGGCCCGCCGGCACGGAAATGTCACGCCTCTATCGGGGTGTCGACGGCGAGCGCTTCGAGGAGGTGTCCGCCGCCTACGGCCTCACGGAGCCTACCGCGGCCATGGGCTCCAACTTCGGCGACCTCGATAACGACGGCTATCCGGACTTCTACCTGGGCACTGGCTATCCGCCGTACCACAGCGTCATGCCGAACCTGATGTACCGGAACCGGGAAGGGCGCGGCTTCTCCAACGTGACGTACTCGGGAGGTTTCGGCCACCTCCAGAAGGGCCACGGCGTGGCCTTCGCCGATTTCGACAACGACGGCGATCAGGACGTCTTCGAGCAGATGGGCGGGGCCTTCCCGGGCGATGCGTTCGGCAACGCCCTGTACGAGAACCCGGGCTTCGACAACCACTGGCTCACCGTGCAACTCGAGGGCGTCCGGTCCAACCGGTCGGCGATCGGCGCCCGCATCCGGGCGGTCGTCGTCGACGGGGACGGAGGCGGGCGGCGCTCCATCTACCGCCACGTCAACAGCGGCGGCAGCTTCGGGGGCAATCCGCTGCGTCAGACCCTCGGGCTGGGCGGGGCGTCGCGCATCGAACAGCTCGACATCTTCTGGCCCGCAACCGGCGTCACGCAGACGTTCACCGATGTCCCGGTGGATCGGGCCATCCACGTCGTCGAGGGCGAATCGGGCTACACGACCCTTGAGTTGAGGACCTTCGCGTTTTCCTCGCAGTAG
- a CDS encoding DUF4340 domain-containing protein produces MQETKKTLAIAGVAILLGVVAFASAPRRAVPDLFFDVGEPFFPEFTDPEAAATLDVVEFDEDTASATPFQVTNEDGLWTIPSHHGYPADGAERLSNIAADIISLTKEDFRSDNVADHEALGVIDPTDLTATSLVGRGTRVTVKDATGETLADLVVGRPVEGRPGLRFVRSPDQKRVYSARFEADISTRFEDWIEQNLLEVERDQVVHMVLNEYQVDEVTRRASPPRTFTVDKVDDTTWTGDSVPAGQEVDYVQMNLLVGAVMNMQIAGVRPKPEGMTGNLRDAAMAGRISREDITDLVNKGFYPTADGGLLSNEGELLVRTTEGVLYTLRFGEIVYGRGDAVLLGDETSDDAETGPGENRYVFIEAEFDEAGLGPEPPASETDAHASWERRVREGQEKADRLATRFARWYYVVAAGSYDRIHKPREEFLKDIEPEEGEAG; encoded by the coding sequence ATGCAGGAGACGAAGAAGACGCTCGCCATCGCCGGGGTGGCCATCCTCCTCGGCGTCGTCGCGTTCGCCAGCGCGCCGCGGCGCGCGGTGCCGGATCTCTTTTTCGACGTCGGTGAACCGTTCTTTCCGGAGTTCACGGATCCCGAAGCGGCCGCCACCCTCGACGTCGTCGAGTTCGACGAGGACACGGCGTCGGCGACCCCGTTCCAGGTGACCAACGAGGACGGCCTCTGGACGATCCCGTCGCATCACGGCTATCCCGCCGACGGTGCGGAGCGGCTGTCGAACATCGCGGCGGACATCATCAGCCTCACCAAGGAGGACTTCCGCTCCGACAACGTCGCCGACCATGAAGCGCTCGGCGTCATCGACCCGACCGACCTGACCGCCACCAGCCTGGTGGGCCGCGGCACCCGCGTCACCGTGAAGGACGCAACCGGCGAAACGCTCGCCGATCTCGTCGTCGGCCGCCCCGTCGAGGGCCGGCCGGGACTCCGCTTCGTCCGCTCGCCCGACCAGAAGCGCGTCTACTCGGCGCGGTTCGAGGCAGACATCTCCACCCGGTTCGAGGACTGGATCGAGCAAAACCTGTTGGAAGTCGAACGCGATCAGGTAGTTCACATGGTCCTGAACGAGTACCAGGTGGATGAAGTGACCCGCCGCGCGTCGCCGCCCCGCACCTTCACGGTCGACAAGGTGGACGACACCACCTGGACCGGCGACTCCGTGCCGGCCGGCCAGGAAGTGGACTACGTCCAGATGAACCTGCTGGTGGGCGCCGTCATGAACATGCAGATAGCCGGCGTCCGCCCGAAGCCGGAAGGGATGACCGGCAACCTGCGCGACGCCGCGATGGCGGGCCGCATCAGCCGCGAAGACATCACCGACCTGGTGAACAAGGGCTTCTACCCCACCGCCGACGGCGGCCTGCTGTCCAACGAGGGCGAGCTGCTCGTCCGCACGACCGAGGGCGTGCTCTACACCCTCCGCTTCGGCGAGATCGTCTACGGGAGGGGCGACGCCGTCCTTCTGGGAGACGAAACAAGCGACGACGCCGAGACCGGCCCCGGCGAGAACCGCTACGTCTTCATCGAGGCGGAGTTCGACGAGGCGGGGCTGGGCCCCGAACCGCCCGCCTCCGAGACCGACGCCCACGCCTCGTGGGAGCGCCGCGTCCGCGAGGGCCAGGAGAAGGCCGACCGCCTCGCCACCCGCTTTGCGCGGTGGTACTACGTCGTCGCCGCCGGCAGCTACGACCGCATTCACAAGCCGCGGGAAGAGTTCCTCAAGGACATCGAGCCCGAG